A genomic stretch from Aedes albopictus strain Foshan chromosome 2, AalbF5, whole genome shotgun sequence includes:
- the LOC134286050 gene encoding uncharacterized protein LOC134286050, producing MKVFADGGVVADRIDAARPVDLVLLHRILFCEDTTLNWIRRRVLRFGSFDFERQSPQFEVRLQIIENAEPECVKTTCEILDVQIGEAACSRQTVAVAIMERLFTMANEAGNVAENVPARTLTPPPMSLLAQTTEYGFSVQSQRPVGQVNKNQKENSIARSVASSKSVQVTVMKARLEAERKLAELEEQEAVQRRERQRKLLKAELELKIAEAELNEELVEQRELEPCWQVQVADPLDRVQRWVQNLQSASSEVKGKDSTVQQRNTNSSSLLEQSMQERSAVLNSPSTSGTASYSHGFLQQDRGIQLGDVNTEMLQITKSMQRMLARSTGNNNLPTFDGNVREWQLFINQYRLSTEAGEYSGIENVVRLNKCLVGKAREAVQHMLMTSVDGEEIIKALELRFGRPELLLRALINEIKYLPAVSDWSTFIEFDGVVRNLAAGVKSLKQHVYNPELLGLLLQKLPQYQIMMWGRHITERGIDDPTVLDFAAWVEQTSKYASSINCTLAAGGFFDAPIQHGQSNIRSETRKGELKRCGVCHKDVHDVTICEVFKSAEPKRRFQIAIESKLCFCCLRTHSGRCDRRQQCPVEGCSRYHHALLHKGEATAPLSVPQNNPSVNVMKYDHRILPQALLKILTVKVRGPKGVIEIPALIDEGSNLTILDAGVAKILGISGSNKRLCFTLMSGMMQVDENSEDVQIEVGENLAEKPFYNLAGVRTVRKLNLVGQRVNVPELVSRYPYVNKADLKCLNGESPLLLIGQPHINVIKTTEVYQSEATAPAISKCSLGWVVHGPMMVSTGGDYPGTVNLCCEAEENLHDLVTSYILLENMGVVISKPDRQRSEDDRRALAIMEQSTRFVDGQFVVNLPYKSSTPFPESKKMALSRLKCTERKIAKMGIAGKYADIMQDYLDKKYAVAVSDAELELPRDNIWYLPHFPVENVMKPGKIRIVFDAAAKSNGICLNDMLITGPDLLKSLQGVLLRFRCGKIGFVGDVKEMFNRIWISEADSWSQCFVYRSSPRDPVQTYRMKAMIFGANSSPFIAHYIKNHNAQLHADEYPEASNAIVHDHYVDDFLGSEDDVFKAAELIQDVIQVHKAGGFEIRNFRCSSEEVLDSIPPHLKAETCSSDISDGIQRVLGQLWDSEKDCFTFSTNFCKIDSAILSGKRVPTKREVLSVVMSIFDPLGFATPMTIGGRILLQQIWRSGIGWDDQLEDGARKKWSKWLSNLSAITNVRVPRCYNSNLRTSDRTELHVFCDASTMAMAAVAYLRVVKGEQVDVSFVASRGRVAPVRFMSVPKLELQAALLGYRLSLMVKKEMEIDIHSIVFCTDSRTVLCWLKTKKALKTFVANKVGEILEQSSPDDWHYVSTLDNVADEGTRDTEELDMSTTGRWFTGPDMLKHNVTDWSTVAGNEDTSEEAEDECCVETLAVNTMLECDAGLPDVNRFSQWRRLIRSTAFVRKFIDMCRGKMSNGKIQPRDEQEANMLWVKTVQKDQFPEEYAVLMNHGELKAEAKLKTLAPFLDCDGIIRVGGRLNKANVDPAVKNPIILGASGRFVSLLVQSYHQRAHHHGRELVLNEIRQTYWIIGLRSLLRKIIFGCQYCRVTKPKQIIPIMGQLPECRVEMYKHPFTHTGMDFFGPFEVRVGRRREKRYGVVFICMTTRAVHVEMAHSLTTDSCVMSIRRMMARRRKPDYIYSDNGTNLRGADRELKDALNQLSFGDVEREVMEKGIQWVFNPPAASHMGGSWERVIRSIRTSLRVTLKERAPRQEVLETLLIEAEHLVNSRPLTYVSSDINDCEALTPNHFLIGASSNVQSPGVFNQGDLDWGKQWRKAQKLIDNFWRRWVKEYMPTLLPRQKWCQSVGEIGEGDIVYVSDMINERGKWPLAVVKRCWTGDDNIVRVAEVRTHSGTYRRPCTKLKKIYLEGDIRDDKPVSHQGAQCKGT from the coding sequence ATGAAGGTTTTTGCTGACGGCGGAGTTGTGGCAGACAGGATTGATGCCGCAAGACCTGTCGATCTGGTTCTTCTGCATAGGATTTTGTTTTGCGAAGACACGACCCTCAATTGGATACGGAGAAGAGTGCTGCGGTTCGGAAGCTTTGATTTCGAACGACAATCTCCTCAGTTCGAGGTTAGGTTGcaaataatcgaaaatgcagaACCAGAATGTGTGAAGACGACGTGTGAGATTTTGGATGTTCAAATCGGGGAGGCTGCTTGTTCGCGGCAAACGGTTGCTGTAGCCATCATGGAGCGACTGTTTACGATGGCCAATGAAGCCGGCAATGTTGCGGAAAATGTACCGGCGCGTACGCTGACGCCACCGCCAATGTCATTGTTGGCACAAACTACGGAATATGGATTTTCTGTACAATCTCAGCGACCGGTAGGACAAGTGAACAAAAATCAGAAGGAAAACTCGATTGCGAGAAGTGTTGCCTCTTCTAAAAGCGTTCAAGTGACTGTGATGAAAGCAAGATTGGAAGCGGAAAGGAAATTGGCGGAACTGGAAGAGCAAGAGGCAGTACaaagaagagagagacagcggaAGCTGCTTAAAGCTGAACTAGAGCTGAAAATCGCGGAAGCAGAACTGAACGAAGAGCTGGTAGAGCAGCGCGAGTTAGAACCATGTTGGCAAGTTCAAGTGGCAGATCCTCTTGATCGTGTTCAACGGTGGGTACAAAACCTGCAATCTGCATCCTCTGAGGTGAAAGGTAAGGATTCGACCGTTCAGCAGCGTAACACAAATTCTTCGTCACTATTGGAGCAGAGCATGCAAGAGAGATCAGCTGTGCTGAATTCACCGAGCACGTCTGGAACAGCGTCCTACAGCCATGGCTTTCTACAGCAAGATCGTGGAATACAACTCGGAGACGTCAACACCGAAATGCTGCAAATTACGAAATCGATGCAACGAATGCTTGCAAGATCTACTGGAAACAACAATCTGCCGACCTTCGATGGAAATGTTCGTGAATGGCAGTTGTTCATCAACCAGTACCGTTTGTCTACAGAAGCGGGAGAGTATTCCGGAATCGAAAACGTAGTACGACTGAATAAATGTCTTGTAGGAAAGGCCCGTGAAGCTGTTCAGCACATGCTTATGACGTCTGTCGACGGCGAGGAAATCATAAAGGCACTTGAACTACGCTTCGGAAGACCAGAACTGCTGCTTCGAGCTTTGATCAACGAAATCAAGTACCTTCCGGCGGTGTCTGACTGGTCAACATTCATTGAATTTGACGGTGTTGTTCGTAACCTGGCCGCTGGAGTTAAAAGTTTGAAACAACATGTCTACAATCCGGAGCTTTTGGGATTGCTTCTACAAAAGCTGCCACAATACCAAATTATGATGTGGGGTCGACATATTACGGAGCGCGGTATTGATGATCCAACTGTACTGGATTTTGCGGCGTGGGTAGAGCAAACTTCAAAATACGCTTCGTCTATCAATTGCACCTTGGCAGCCGGTGGATTTTTCGACGCACCAATCCAGCATGGTCAATCGAACATAAGGAGCGAAACTCGAAAAGGTGAACTGAAAAGGTGTGGAGTCTGCCATAAAGATGTTCATGACGTGACGATATGTGAGGTGTTCAAGTCCGCTGAACCGAAGCGAAGATTTCAAATAGCGATTGAATCGAAGTTATGCTTTTGTTGCTTGCGAACGCATAGCGGACGTTGCGACAGGCGGCAACAATGTCCAGTTGAAGGATGCAGCCGATACCACCATGCCCTGTTGCATAAGGGAGAAGCAACAGCACCTCTATCTGTACCGCAGAACAATCCCAGCGTCAACGTGATGAAGTACGATCATCGCATCCTTCCTCAAGCGCTGTTGAAGATACTAACAGTGAAGGTCCGTGGCCCCAAAGGTGTAATTGAGATTCCTGCTCTGATCGACGAGGGATCAAACTTGACGATCCTGGATGCTGGTGTTGCCAAAATCCTGGGAATATCTGGCAGCAATAAACGGCTTTGTTTCACCTTGATGAGCGGTATGATGCAAGTGGATGAAAATTCAGAAGACGTCCAAATTGAAGTAGGCGAGAATCTAGCGGAAAAACCTTTCTACAACCTGGCAGGAGTTAGGACAGTCCGGAAACTAAATTTGGTTGGTCAGAGAGTAAACGTTCCAGAGCTGGTGTCGCGTTATCCGTATGTGAATAAAGCTGATTTGAAGTGCTTGAATGGAGAATCACCTTTGCTGCTGATTGGACAACCTCACATCAACGTTATCAAAACGACGGAAGTCTATCAATCTGAAGCCACTGCCCCAGCCATTTCGAAGTGTTCCTTGGGATGGGTAGTCCATGGCCCAATGATGGTGAGTACTGGTGGGGATTATCCTGGCACCGTGAATTTGTGCTGTGAAGCTGAAGAAAATCTCCACGATCTGGTGACGTCATACATTTTGCTTGAAAACATGGGAGTTGTGATCAGCAAACCGGATCGACAGCGTTCGGAGGATGACAGGCGCGCGTTGGCGATCATGGAACAATCTACACGTTTCGTGGATGGGCAATTCGTTGTGAATCTACCGTATAAGTCCTCTACTCCTTTCCCAGAAAGCAAAAAGATGGCATTGTCTCGTTTGAAGTGTACAGAGCGAAAAATTGCGAAGATGGGAATTGCTGGCAAATATGCAGACATTATGCAAGATTATCTGGACAAGAAATACGCCGTTGCTGTTTCAGATGCAGAGCTCGAGTTGCCAAGGGATAACATCTGGTATCTGCCACATTTCCCAGTTGAAAACGTGATGAAGCCGGGCAAAATCCGAATTGTGTTTGATGCAGCAGCGAAGTCAAATGGTATTTGTCTGAACGACATGCTCATCACCGGACCGGATCTACTCAAATCGTTGCAAGGAGTACTTCTACGGTTTCGCTGTGGAAAAATTGGATTTGTTGGGGACGTCAAAGAAATGTTCAACCGGATCTGGATTTCTGAAGCAGACAGCTGGTCACAGTGTTTCGTTTATCGCAGCAGTCCCAGAGACCCCGTACAAACTTATCGGATGAAAGCTATGATTTTTGGAGCGAATTCGTCCCCGTTTATTGCTCACTATATAAAAAATCATAATGCACAACTTCATGCTGATGAGTATCCTGAAGCCAGCAATGCAATCGTGCACGATCATTATGTCGATGATTTTTTGGGAAGTGAGGACGACGTATTCAAGGCTGCAGAGCTTATCCAGGATGTCATCCAAGTCCACAAGGCTGGTGGATTCGAGATTCGCAATTTTCGATGTAGTTCTGAAGAAGTGTTGGACAGCATCCCACCTCACCTGAAAGCAGAAACGTGCAGTTCGGATATTAGTGATGGAATACAGCGAGTTCTTGGGCAGCTATGGGATAGCGAAAAGGATTGTTTCACTTTCTCGACCAATTTCTGCAAAATTGATTCAGCTATACTCTCAGGCAAACGCGTACCaacgaaacgcgaagttttgtcTGTAGTAATGTCAATTTTTGACCCACTTGGATTTGCCACTCCAATGACAATCGGAGGAAGGATCCTACTACAACAGATTTGGCGCAGTGGAATTGGATGGGATGACCAGCTGGAGGATGGTGCTAGGAAGAAGTGGTCGAAATGGTTGAGCAATCTTTCTGCAATAACAAATGTTCGCGTCCCTCGTTGTTACAACAGCAATCTCCGAACCAGCGACAGGACAGAACTTCACGTGTTTTGCGACGCCAGTACTATGGCAATGGCTGCAGTGGCGTACTTGAGAGTCGTCAAAGGTGAGCAGGTGGATGTTTCGTTTGTTGCTTCGAGAGGAAGGGTTGCTCCCGTACGCTTCATGTCAGTCCCTAAATTGGAGTTGCAAGCTGCGTTGCTGGGATATCGACTGTCCTTAATGGTCAAAAAAGAGATGGAAATAGACATACACAGTATTGTTTTCTGCACTGACAGTCGCACGGTTTTATGTTGGCTGAAAACAAAGAAGGCGTTGAAGACATTCGTTGCTAATAAAGTAGGGGAAATATTGGAGCAATCATCCCCGGACGATTGGCATTATGTCTCCACACTGGATAACGTAGCTGACGAAGGGACAAGAGATACGGAAGAACTGGACATGTCTACGACTGGAAGGTGGTTCACCGGACCGGATATGTTGAAGCACAATGTCACAGATTGGTCAACGGTGGCTGGAAACGAGGATACATCCGAAGAAGCTGAAGATGAATGCTGTGTAGAAACATTAGCAGTGAACACTATGCTCGAATGTGATGCAGGGCTGCCTGATGTTAACCGGTTTAGTCAGTGGAGAAGATTGATTCGTTCGACAGCATTTGTACGCAAATTCATCGATATGTGCAGAGGCAAGATGAGTAACGGAAAAATTCAACCACGTGACGAACAGGAAGCGAATATGCTATGGGTGAAAACTGTGCAAAAGGATCAGTTTCCTGAAGAGTACGCTGTTTTGATGAACCATGGCGAGTTGAAAGCTGAAGCTAAGCTGAAAACGTTAGCACCTTTTTTGGACTGCGACGGGATAATACGTGTCGGAGGAAGGCTGAACAAAGCAAATGTGGACCCAGCTGTGAAGAATCCAATCATACTTGGAGCATCAGGGAGATTTGTATCTCTACTAGTTCAAAGCTATCATCAACGGGCTCATCATCATGGACGTGAACTTGTGTTGAATGAAATCAGGCAAACCTACTGGATAATTGGCCTTCGAAGTTTGTTGCGGAAAATCATCTTCGGATGCCAGTATTGTCGTGTTACGAAGCCCAAACAGATCATACCAATCATGGGGCAGCTCCCGGAATGTCGTGTGGAAATGTATAAGCATCCATTTACACACACCGGCATGGACTTTTTCGGGCCCTTCGAAGTTAGGGTTGGACGACGCAGAGAAAAGAGGTATGGAGTAGTCTTCATCTGCATGACGACACGAGCCGTCCACGTTGAGATGGCTCACTCTTTGACAACAGATTCGTGTGTCATGTCAATCCGACGAATGATGGCGCGACGTAGAAAACCTGATTACATCTATTCTGATAATGGTACCAATCTACGGGGTGCTGATAGAGAATTGAAAGACGCGTTGAATCAGTTGAGCTTCGGAGATGTCGAACGAGAAGTGATGGAAAAAGGCATACAGTGGGTGTTTAATCCGCCAGCGGCGAGCCACATGGGTGGTTCATGGGAAAGGGTGATTAGAAGCATCAGAACATCGCTACGAGTAACGTTGAAAGAGCGAGCACCGAGGCAAGAAGTGCTGGAAACACTACTAATTGAAGCCGAACACCTCGTCAACAGTCGCCCATTAACCTATGTGTCTTCTGATATCAATGATTGTGAAGCCCTCACCCCAAATCATTTTTTGATTGGGGCATCAAGCAATGTCCAGTCACCAGGGGTTTTCAACCAGGGTGATCTTGACTGGGGAAAACAGTGGAGGAAGGCGCAAAAATTGATCGACAATTTTTGGAGGCGTTGGGTTAAAGAGTATATGCCGACTCTGCTTCCAAGACAAAAGTGGTGTCAATCCGTTGGAGAGATAGGAGAAGGTGATATCGTCTATGTGTCGGATATGATCAACGAACGTGGCAAGTGGCCCCTAGCTGTTGTGAAGAGATGCTGGACAGGCGATGACAACATAGTTAGAGTTGCAGAAGTCCGAACTCATTCGGGAACATACCGACGACCATGCACCAAGCTGAAGAAGATTTATTTGGAAGGAGATATTCGTGATGACAAACCAGTGTCACACCAGGGGGCGCAATGTAAGGGAACGTAA
- the LOC115257069 gene encoding putative nuclease HARBI1 — MNLNTALFINVNIRKEKTFLDRRGDGDNFKSLYRYTRENVQWITDYFLHDQEDTRGGALSNVQKMKTFLRYVGDPGFQVGVGEDIGIHQTTACKTIWYVCQKIIEKSNDWIQFPATEEQFREAKLSWSRKGQIPNAIGAIDCTHVKILRPHNHPDEYINRKGLATFNVQATCNVNDVVTSIDCSWPGSVHDSRIWKNSSIYQVMYENPAGALLLGDEGYAIAPWLMTPYRNPDTPVRVNYNKIFCRERVVIERVFGQVKRRFPFLQNTVRMATHRVPSMILACFVLHNVAKFLQDEDFEGDDENSDGPSNVTFSETGDVKIRGRNRREAIAELLSR, encoded by the exons ATGAATTTAAATACAGCTTTGTTCATAAATGTAAATATAAGAAAAGAGAAAACGTTTCTAGACCGCCGCGGAGATGGAGATAATTTCAAATCGCTATATCGATATACCCGCGAAAACGTACAGTGGATAACAGACTATTTTCTTCATGATCAAGAGGATACAAGAGGAGGGGCTTTAAGTAATGTCCAGAAAATGAAAACCTTTTTGCGATATGTGGGTGATCCAGGATTTCAG GTTGGCGTTGGAGAGGATATCGGGATCCATCAAACAACAGCTTGCAAAACCATTTGGTACGTTTgccaaaaaattattgaaaaatcgaATGACTGGATTCAGTTTCCGGCAACTGAGGAACAGTTCCGTGAGGCCAAACTTTCCTGGAGTCGCAAGGGACAAATTCCAAATGCGATAGGGGCCATCGATTGTACCCATGTTAAAATTCTACGGCCACATAATCATCCCGATGAATACATCAACAGGAAAGGATTAGCAACCTTCAATGTCCAGGCTACATGTAATGTTAATGATGTTGTCACAAGCATTGACTGTTCTTGGCCGGGTTCGGTTCACGATTCTCGGATCTGGAAAAACTCAAGCATTTACCAAGTCATGTACGAGAACCCTGCCGGCGCTCTTCTGCTTGGCGATGAAGGCTACGCAATCGCTCCATGGCTCATGACCCCTTACAGAAATCCCGATACTCCAGTTCGAGTGAATTACAACAAGATTTTTTGTCGAGAACGCGTCGTTATCGAACGGGTATTTGGCCAGGTTAAACGACGGTTTCCTTTTTTGCAAAATACAGTACGCATGGCTACGCACCGAGTACCGTCAATGATACTAGCATGTTTTGTTCTGCACAATGTTGCAAAATTCCTACAGGACGAAGATTTTGAAGGAGATGATGAGAACTCAGATGGACCAAGTAATGTTACTTTCAGTGAAACTGGCGATGTGAAAATTCGTGGACGCAATAGGCGTGAAGCAATTGCTGAACTACTATCACGCTAA
- the LOC134288932 gene encoding uncharacterized protein LOC134288932, giving the protein MFGMNKPKFEHVVNATFELRVYYMCVAEICQNKSFVVFATSDLRGGESFVSFAMEDNFEVLRSLEIGLTDADDHQTLQEDEADETVHDVPGKSSNISDLEFVTAVSRLGSVLLTKNQTPQMKKKKSDAVKEIAMHFLVEKGLDLTEKQIIKKVNNMKSRIKTKTDKKATGNKKISLNPGEQIMYNLLGAEDNPAVTKVNYGISVGADKKVLHEHNSNASDEELHPATSTSTTKKLPTPLISSPRTLAALSSAEDMLTPPPPKIKRLKTNGTRPVKSRPEQENLSTAQLHRLVLAKQLEALDQQMRVNTKLETVLDKAEEILNNYITPK; this is encoded by the exons ATGTTTGGTATGAATAAACCAAAATTCGAACATGTAGTAAATGCTACTTTCGAACTTAGAGTTTACTACATGTGTGTAGCAGAGATCTGTCAAAACAAATCGTTTGTTGTTTTCGCGACTTCTGATCTGCGCGGTGGTGAAAGTTTCGTCAGTTTCGCGATGGAGGATAATTTTGAGGTGCTTCGGTCCCTGGAAATCGGTTTAACCGATGCCGACGATCATCAGACCCTTCAAGAGGACGAGGCGGACGAAACGGTCCATGATGTTCCGGGAAAATCCAGTAACATAAGCGATTTGGAATTCGTCACTGCGGTGAGCCGACTGGGAAGTGTTTTGCTCACCAAAAATCAGACTCCccaaatgaaaaagaaaaaatccgatGCAGTCAAGGAGATTGCGATGCATTTTTTGGTTGAGAAGGGACTGGATTTGACCGAAAAACAAATCATCAAAAAGGTCAATAACATGAAATCCAGGATTAAGACTAAAACAGACAAGAAGGCCACTGGGAACAAAAAAATCTCCTTGAATCCTGGAGAGCAAATAATGTACAACCTCCTAGGTGCTGAAGACAACCCAGCGGTAACGAAAGTTAACT ACGGGATTTCAGTTGGAGCTGACAAAAAGGTCCTTCATGAACACAACAGTAATGCTTCGGATGAAGAACTGCATCCAGCTACGTCAACTTCCACAACAAAGAAGCTTCCTACGCCTCTCATCTCTTCACCTCGAACCCTTGCTGCCCTATCCAGTGCCGAGGACATGCTAACTCCGCCTCCGCCGAAGATCAAACGCCTCAAAACG AATGGAACCAGGCCAGTCAAGTCCCGTCCGGAgcaagaaaatctgtcaacagcTCAACTACATCGACTGGTTCTGGCCAAGCAGCTTGAAGCTCTGGATCAACAAATGCGTGTTAATACAAAGCTGGAGACGGTGCTGGACAAAGCCGAAGAAATTTTGAATAATTACATAACTCCAAAATAA